Below is a genomic region from Polyodon spathula isolate WHYD16114869_AA chromosome 26, ASM1765450v1, whole genome shotgun sequence.
AGCAGTATGAACagcatttcatattaaaaaatgcttttctttcttgcTCGTTTCCAATTGAAACTTGGCTACGCTGtgcatttcttaatttttttcagaacaaaTCTCGAACCATCGCACCTAGCTTTCGCTAAAACCACTAAAACTTTGATTAGAAacgttttttaaatattgtaaaagaTAAAGCCTAGCTTTGATTCACTGCCTCTCAAAAAAAGCACTTAACAATAACACAGAATGAGacctaattagaaaaaaaagggaaTGAAAAACTACCATGCCAAGATTAAAGGACAGTTGGAAATCAAAGTTAATTGCATTTTTTCTgacaaggaaaagaaaacacattgcaAAAGATGCCAACGCTCCCTTTCTAATGTAGCCAGCCTTTGCCATGTGCATTTACTGAGGCTGTTTGCTTCTGTAACAATATGGCACAAACCACTATCAAATTATTAGGCAATGTAAGTAGATACCTGCCAAATTAGGGCAATTtcctgatgaaaaaaaaaaaaaaacttatatgaACGTTGTTAATAAAGCAAGTTCATAAGCTTCTGAGGCAATTACAGTAAAATAGATGAAAGCTGAATGCAAGGGAGAACAGACTTCATAATAACATCACATCACATCATAATAACCAATGGCTCCAGTGCTGTGAGATGGCTTAGAATGGCTCTCCAAAGACTTGCATGATTACAATAGTAATTGGTTATTAGGTCATACTCACATCCTGCCACTGGGGATTATCTTATACCCGTCCCTGAACCATGTCACCTCAGGACGGGGGTAGCTGCTGACCACTGGGGAGTTCAGTACTGCCGCCTTGCCTTGAGACACAGTCTTTTTTTGGTCTCCCTCCACAAAGTTACCCATATCTGAGGAGAAGAAAATCAAGGGGATTTATTCATCACTCCCTTCACCAACTCAAATACCTGCTGGTATGAGCTTATCTTAGATTGAATACTGTCTATTTCTGTCAGCAGCTACgttaatcaaaaaacaaaaaaaaaaaaaaaaagtctctgctTTTTGCTAGCAGACGATTGCTTTGTTCAACCTCAAATCAGCTAAACTAGCAAGTAAAATCAATTAAAAGATACTCTTGCTCACTCTGAATATTGCATGCAAAGGACAGCCACTGGAATACAGTGCAATCCAATCCTACTTGGGTAGGATTATATCAGATATGACTGACAGTATCGAAAGGATATTGCACAGGGACATGCAGAGACGGGTCTCTCACATCGTATTTCTCATGGAATAAGGAACTGATCGCACACCGCGACACGTGATCACCCTTACATGCTACTTGTACTTCTGCCTTCTTCTGCATCAGTGCACCCATCCTGTTCCTCACCACACACTGGTAAAACCCAGCATCCGAGCGCTGTAGAGAAGTAATAATGTACCTGGGAAAATCCAGAGAGAAAAGCGTGTGAGACATTCCCTTTTGCCCCAATATGAACACATAGTTTTAAAACCTTTAGCAGTTATTTAACTCAAAGGGATAAAATACAGTAAGTAAATGTGTTCACCTTAACATATAAGCACTGCACATTGctctttttttgtcattttcaattGAATGTTACAGTAGTGCCAATCAAACAGACTGCCTCTTAActacttttttcttcttatatCTACATGATGGAGCGCTTGCTTAACAGCTACTGCCTAACAATGCAAATAGAAATTACAAATATGCTAATAAACTATTGCAGTTTCCATTCAGCCATTACAGGGATATCGCTACCATGAACCAACTtacaagatggctgccaggtaGCCATTTCATACAGGATGTCAAGAGATAGATCACCCAACAGAAACCGATCCCGTATACCAACATTCATGTTCTTAGAGAGCTACTTTTATGGATATGAAATAACAGTATTTGAAACTACTGTGTTTAACATCTAATGTATTACCTGCAGTAACAGCTATGCTTTACACAGAACTGATAGTACTTGAACTTGACTTACTGTACGGTTTACAATGAACCACCCTCTATAGTAAGTAGTCTGCCCTTAACAGCAGTTTAAAATAGAACAGGAACGTTCTTGTGCTAAGCATTCTGGCACACTttagtatgtacagtataattgtaaattaattaatGCTAATTGCCATTTGTATATGTCATATGGCATGCtttgtttaaacaaagaaaatacagtacacactATATTAATCATATTACTTTTCCTTTCAGCAAATAACTGCAAGCAATACATATATGTTGGGAATTCCAGTCAATAAAGGTTTGCCACACAGTGCCAACTTTTATTACTCTTTCTATCACTTTGGCACGAGGAGATATATTTATCTTTCAGTGTCACAGTGCGTGTATGTCTAACACCTATGAATATTGATGTGATGAGCAGTATTGGAAGAGCCAGCTGGCACAAAAGGTTTGGATTGAAACAGGACAAGTGCTACACCTCGATTGTGAATTTAACTACCTTTAAGAAGAACAAACATTACACTACCTGCTAGTTTCGGCTTAACGGTATTGCAAGTTTTTCTACCTTTGATTTCAGAAGGGGCAGCAGTATTTAAAATTCGAGTCCACCACTCCTGGTGTTGTGCACACAATTGCACAAAATTTTAACGCAGACCAATATAGAACCAGCTCGGGTGACAAGCAATAAAATACTCTGTGTTTTGTGTGAAGTATGCCTTTGTTTGCAATAGGTTACCTACGAGTGACATAGCCAGCATATTGTATGGATGATAATAACAGTGGTTGACATAATATTTTTCCACTGCTTGAAATTAATCTCTTCAAAAGGATCATACAAACCTTTCAAAGACCTGACAACTATGTCAACACATCAACTATACAGTGCTGCAACATGATGGTTCTATCGTTGCTTGAAAACTGGATGCCTCATATCAAGAGTCTACCCTTGTCTGAGAATGTCAGTGTTAAAGTATCACCTCAGTCTAAATTAGTGACAGAAAACTAGTGCAgcaaatatttaagaaaataaactgaaaaaaatcagAAGGCATATGGGGAACTATCACAAATAAATGAAACCCATCAATATTAGACAGACGGTTACCATTACCAGGCAATAacgtaattagtttttttttttttttaaacatccttgCTTTAAGTGAAGATACTTCAAATATCATTTTACATTATTGCTTTATAGTCCTTTCAAAGCTTAACCTGGTTTGCTCTTCTTTATCCATTACCATAAGATTACCGGATTTAAACTCAACCTTCTGAAGAACAGAAATCTACCccatttatttatacagtttgaccagtcaacctgaacaTTAAATCGATGGATAGCAGCCGCATTAAATATTATCTGAACAGTTGTTACAGGGCTCTTTCATTATCAAATAGTAACAAAAGCACATCACCCTTCtggttcaattttatttttttaaacaaaaatgaagtaattatttaagtaagaaaaaaaaaaatcaaaaagtgaTTTTCCAGAAAGCTATTAATATTTTAATGCTGTAATTATTATTCTGCAAGTCAGAGCTCTTTATATAAATACCAAAGtgaaggattatatatatataagagtttgAGCCGAAGCAGAGTTCAGTTACAGGTGATCATTATAATTGAGTGCAGTTAATCCTTTATCCATTATCAACAACCTTTGGCATTGCTTGGTAACAAGCCCCTCAAGTACAAGCTGAGAATCATCgctttgtactgtattatttctGTTCTGCAACACCGAGCCTCTGATTTTCAAATGCAGGGGTTTCCAGGGACGATGCTACACAAGTCAACTTTCAGGCAACATTATTTTGGCATCCGTTAAAGCAACACAATGTGACATTTTCATGCAATTTAAGCAACTTgggaaaatagtttttaaatgtcaCCCGCAGTTAGTGACTTTAACCTCCTTAGTTGTTACCTTGTATTATTACCGAAAGACTACTTCTAACTCTTTCAGttgttttcaatacaaaaatgttatttcttaacTGCTGTATAGGTTGGCCATGCTCCGGCTACGTAGACCGGAGCCAGCTTCAAGACCCGGAGCCGGAGCAGGCTGGTTCTGGAGCGCTAGAGCCAGAGTAGAGCTGGATTCACGCTCACCAGAGTGCTCCAGAGCCTGGAGCCGGAGCTGAGGTCCTGGAGCTGCTCCACTCTCTCCTACCTTACAATAAACATTCTGTTAAGTCCAGTTTACTTGAAATAACAGAATATGTAACTGCATAGATATTGTTATATGTCAGGGGtgatgaaataaaagcagttctCACACCAGCTATtagtaaataaaacattcttttttatttcaatcctGTAAAACCTTCCCTTTCTTAGTTCCAGAACTGATCATCTCAATGCACATCTCTTGTAAAACACTTGCAAAAGACGGCAGGTTTTGCTTCACTCTACATGCTACACCCTTGTAAGTATTTTCAAATTATGTCATTTTAACCAAATCCTTGTTTTGCCTAAATTCACCTAATTTTACAGCAATCAGTTTTCAGAAATTATGTCCTGACTTTTGATTGAAGTTGGTTGCCCGGGAGTTAAAGTCACATGCTGGAGTCATGGGGTCCCCTGCACATGAATTGTCACAGAAATAAAGATAAGGCCTCTTTCGGACCAACCCAAAAATGACCTGACTCCACACACAACTCCACTACTTGTTTACTTAAGATGATAAACCAGTTTCTAAACTTTTGAGTGGACAATCCCATTAGTCCCCAGTCCCAGATGCTCCACTTTAACATTTTGCATCAGTACAACTTCAGTATTCTCCATATCAACATGGATGAGACACAGGGATTGGaactttaatcttttcaaattaaaaacagtttcCGCAACACTGTTGAGCAATGCACGCTCAGGCTTTGTAGATACTTTAAAACAAGAATAAATGTCCACATCACATGCTGCCGGTACTTTTGATCTGTGGACCTGTATGAAAAATCAGAATCAGCTTCTTGCAATGACATGCCACTTTGTTGACCAGGAGTGGAATTTAACTGTAAAATGCACTGACTGCATTCCTGATGAGTCCCATACTGGGGAGAACATTGCCTCCCCTGTGCAAAATGTGCTGGACTCCTTTAACTTAAAGCGAGTGGTGTGAATGCTTATGCTAAGGTGTATCTGACTGAAACTGGATCTGTACCACTGAACTACAGTGGTTGGAGTTCGCAGAGCACTTGGAAAGCTTGAAACTAAATCTGAATCTGGCTTGAAGATGAAAGTCAAATCTTTTGAGTCAAACCTCAACAAGGATATAAAGCTAGAGAATGACATTGATTGTCAGATACCAGCCTTTCTCGATCTCTTCCACACTGATCAAAAAGAAGCTGTGACCAAAGGCTTGTCTGTTCTGTGTGGACCTGCTGAAAGTGATCTAGTTCCATCCAAGAGCATGTACATCTGAAAGAATCTATGAGCTTTCTGACAGCAGCCCTAAAGACGATGACAACATGGAAGGATCTGCTTTGCACAATGAGCTGAAGGTGTATTCAGTAAAGAAAATGTTCTCCTGCCCTTTGGCTTATTGGAAAAATTGCAAAGATTCattgtttttgttggcacagcttatggcaagccaaattatcacttcgagatatctcaaattgaattacagatatctttaattgtgcagtttttaagatatctaaaattaatttaaagatatttgtAAATCAATTAGAGATATCCATAAATCTATTAGATCTAAACATGAAattaagatatctcaaattgatttatagatatctttaaatactatggaaaccatgtggattttgctagcatttagagatatcttaaaattaaaacatctctaaatcatttgaagatatctcttaATGACtccctgttcatttaaagatatctctaaatcacttgaagatatcaatcaatcaatctttattttatatagcgcctttcatagtggaccatcatcacaaagcgttttacagggtagtgaggaacaatgcataatacattaaatagttaaatacagagcatagtacattaaatataaacagtaaaaaaaaaaaatacaatacaaaaaaataccacaatgcaaatacattaactacaggtatattacattaaatacagggctaggaagtgaattctaaacattgtggatgtgtgtgtcatacagaatcatacaaataagatggagtgaaaaacctgaaatagcaatttagacaacagctaataacagatatcaggcttaaagagcattgaaagcaaaagagatcaagtgggtcttgagagttgatttcaAGTGAGCAACTGTgggagctgggagagagttccagagaatcggggccatgaagctaaaagagcgctctccgagtATGATGCACTTTTACTTGGGTATAACAaacaggccagagtcagaggacctcagcttgcatgtagggacacagcgggtcagcaggttggaaaAATACTCtagacctgtgtgatgaagggtctTGTAgacaagcaggagaattttgaaagtaatcctgaacttaacaggtagTCAGTGCAGTTGGACAAGACAGGGATTAAtgtaatcatgttttttacatttggtaaggatcctagcagggcattttgaaccagctgtaATCGGTTTAAGGCACGTGacagaagaccaccatagagagagttgcgaTAGTCGAGTATGATATGTGATTGCAGAGGgtatttgggcatcaaaggagaggtcactatccagaagtacacagAGACTTTGTatagtgggggaaggcagcagcagacagtttccaaggttcaaagAAGCAATTTgaagattcttgagttgagttttcaatcctactagaagttgttcagatttgttagtgttgagctgtaGAAAAATGGAAGACA
It encodes:
- the LOC121300448 gene encoding protein sidekick-1; its protein translation is MTCLAEGSWPLEFKWILNDTEITAFSPEYKYIITSLQRSDAGFYQCVVRNRMGALMQKKAEVQVAYMGNFVEGDQKKTVSQGKAAVLNSPVVSSYPRPEVTWFRDGYKIIPSGRIKL